The Diadema setosum chromosome 1, eeDiaSeto1, whole genome shotgun sequence genome has a window encoding:
- the LOC140237286 gene encoding uncharacterized protein: protein MGYSVERFVTKPDPNLMCGICACVLRDAVLTRCGHAFCQTCLDTWLARPLAGTCPQCRTCISKFQVSPVWAIRELVNGMAIFCSNADRGCALTVRVEMLDKHLDCCGYAPVECVACGAVVNRLEYPAHTAECDKACCEKGTKETPSQAGGGELPNTEELNRRLNALEIQLKHSRKQLHLCQADNRKLERELSKARLDLQRKRGEFNLLKAQLCEFDSDYPYGFHPDSVAKLSLLLACHLHAKPDQVDRNRIFNCIQRCYDNFARCGSRYEHEVHMLVATAYASNWFSDNQKINFHCWLQSIARYRKYADWGRATVQNIHRHEHQGHQHGEQHPQTRIPSHHFEHDAADACNQRAAALREDMARGAMDGNSSTNSHLLRSLSLR, encoded by the coding sequence ATGGGATACTCAGTGGAGAGATTTGTCACTAAACCCGATCCAAACCTCATGTGCGGCATATGCGCATGCGTGCTTCGAGATGCGGTTTTGACGCGCTGCGGACATGCGTTTTGTCAGACGTGCCTGGATACTTGGCTTGCCCGGCCTCTGGCGGGGACCTGTCCTCAGTGTCGAACTTGCATCAGCAAGTTTCAGGTGAGCCCGGTGTGGGCCATCCGTGAACTCGTCAACGGGATGGCGATATTCTGTTCCAACGCGGATCGCGGGTGCGCGTTGACCGTGCGCGTTGAAATGTTGGATAAGCACCTTGATTGCTGCGGGTACGCACCTGTGGAGTGCGTCGCTTGCGGAGCCGTCGTAAATCGCTTGGAATATCCAGCACATACAGCTGAATGTGATAAGGCATGTTGTGAGAAAGGAACCAAAGAAACACCAAGCCAGGCAGGAGGTGGTGAACTCCCAAATACGGAGGAACTAAATCGCCGACTAAACGCACTAGAAATTCAGCTCAAGCACAGTCGTAAGCAGCTTCATCTATGCCAAGCTGATAACCGCAAACTAGAACGCGAGCTTTCCAAGGCACGCCTGGATTTACAAAGAAAGCGCGGGGAATTCAATTTGCTCAAAGCGCAACTCTGCGAGTTCGATTCGGACTATCCCTATGGCTTTCATCCGGACAGTGTCGCTAAGCTATCCCTTCTCCTCGCCTGCCATCTCCATGCCAAGCCGGACCAAGTGGATCGAAATCGCATCTTCAACTGCATCCAACGTTGCTATGACAACTTTGCGCGATGTGGATCCCGATACGAACATGAGGTACACATGCTCGTGGCTACTGCGTACGCTAGTAACTGGTTTTCGGATAACCAAAAGATTAATTTCCACTGTTGGCTGCAGAGTATTGCACGCTACCGGAAATACGCCGACTGGGGCAGAGCTACCGTCCAAAACATCCATCGCCATGAGCATCAAGGTCACCAACATGGAGAGCAACATCCGCAGACGAGGATTCCTAGCCACCATTTTGAGCATGATGCTGCCGATGCTTGTAATCAACGGGCAGCTGCCTTGAGGGAAGACATGGCACGTGGGGCAATGGACGGCAACAGCTCCACTAACTCGCATCTCCTCAGGTCCCTGTCCTTGAGATAG
- the LOC140234333 gene encoding uncharacterized protein, producing the protein MASVVSGAESRAIGSESIASTEAEQGKIAKSMSVATPSASRSSDVGLGVGDIPNSDILAEVKLETETGSPSRDENSAPLSTISTGAIFPPGLIPGAAGDDSSGQARKEFETISLEEQKKPRRIIHFSDGVLEEYSTDEEDGGEEEKLMQPSVDPKTLDWLPYIWHYMVAASFATYRACDFMGEKLAYFFGITSPKYAYAISEYNRLEAEEKEELDRQMAEREEQRERVAMQTAEEVNRKAMMNQPEPGLPTSTH; encoded by the exons ATGGCTTCAGTTGTCTCAGGAGCAGAATCGAGAGCTATTGGTTCGGAAAGTATTGCCAGCACTGAAGCAGAGCAAGGGAAAATCGCGAAAAGTATGAGTGTTGCAACGCCAAGTGCAAGCCGAAGTAGCGACGTTGGACTTGGAGTTGGTGACATTCCTAACAGTGACATCCTGGCTGAAGTGAAACTCGAAACG GAAACAGGCAGCCCATCCAGAGATGAAAACTCGGCGCCACTGAGTACAATCAGTACAGGAGCCATCTTCCCACCTGGTTTGATACCAGGAGCAGCAGGCGATGATTCATCCGGTCAGGCCCGCAAAGAGTTTGAGACCATCTCATTAGAGGAACAAAAGAAGCCCCGGAGGATCATCCACTTCAGCGATGGGGTCCTGGAAGAGTATAGTACGGACGAAGAAGatggaggggaggaggagaaatTGATGCAGCCATCTGTGGATCCA AAAACTTTGGATTGGCTGCCTTACATTTGGCACTACATGGTAGCAGCATCATTTGCCACGTACCGAG CATGCGATTTCATGGGCGAAAAACTTGCCTACTTCTTCGGCATCACATCGCCAAAGTATGCCTATGCCATCAGTGAATACAACAGACTCGAAGCAGAG gagaaagaggagctGGACCGCCAGATGGCCGAGAGGGAGGAGCAACGGGAGCGTGTTGCCATGCAGACGGCCGAGGAAGTCAACAGGAAGGCGATGATGAACCAGCCAGAGCCCGGCTTGCCTACCAGCACTCACTGA